One window from the genome of Bacillus kexueae encodes:
- the hemE gene encoding uroporphyrinogen decarboxylase has product MTQQKEFNDTFLKAARGEKTDHVPVWYMRQAGRSQPEYRALKEKYSLFEITHQPELCAYVTRLPVEQYNVDAAILYKDIMTPLPAIGVDVEIKTGIGPVIDNPIRSMQDVEKLGEINPEEDVPYVLDTIKLLTNEQLSVPLIGFAGAPFTLASYMIEGGPSKNYNKTKAFMYAEPKAWFALMDKLAQMTITYVNAQIDAGAKAIQIFDSWVGTLNVADYRYFIKPTMERIFSELRKKNVPLIMFGVGAGHLAKEWHDLPLDVVGLDWRLPITEARQMGLTKTLQGNLDPAILLAPWEVIEERAKAILDAGMMQDGYIFNLGHGVFPQVKPETLKRLTAFIHEYSSKK; this is encoded by the coding sequence ATGACTCAACAGAAAGAGTTTAACGATACATTTTTAAAAGCGGCACGTGGTGAAAAAACAGATCATGTACCAGTATGGTATATGCGACAAGCAGGGCGTTCACAGCCGGAATATCGTGCATTAAAAGAGAAATACAGCTTATTTGAAATTACGCATCAACCAGAATTGTGTGCGTATGTAACGAGACTACCAGTTGAGCAGTATAATGTCGACGCAGCTATTTTATATAAGGATATTATGACGCCACTACCTGCAATTGGAGTGGATGTAGAAATTAAAACAGGAATTGGACCGGTTATTGATAATCCAATTCGCTCAATGCAAGATGTAGAAAAGCTAGGCGAAATTAATCCAGAAGAAGATGTTCCGTACGTATTAGATACGATTAAACTATTAACAAATGAACAGTTATCGGTACCTTTAATCGGTTTTGCAGGTGCTCCATTTACACTGGCAAGCTATATGATTGAAGGCGGACCTTCAAAAAATTACAATAAGACAAAGGCATTTATGTATGCAGAACCGAAAGCATGGTTTGCGCTGATGGACAAGTTGGCACAAATGACTATTACATATGTAAACGCTCAAATTGATGCAGGGGCAAAAGCAATCCAAATTTTTGATTCGTGGGTTGGAACATTAAACGTAGCGGACTATCGTTATTTTATTAAACCGACGATGGAGCGAATTTTCTCTGAATTACGTAAAAAAAATGTTCCGCTCATTATGTTCGGTGTCGGTGCAGGTCATTTGGCAAAAGAGTGGCATGACCTGCCGCTAGATGTCGTTGGTTTGGATTGGCGTTTACCGATTACAGAAGCGCGTCAAATGGGCTTAACGAAAACACTTCAAGGGAATTTAGACCCAGCTATCTTACTTGCTCCTTGGGAAGTGATTGAAGAAAGAGCAAAAGCCATTTTAGATGCGGGTATGATGCAAGATGGATACATTTTCAATCTTGGACACGGTGTATTTCCACAAGTAAAGCCGGAAACGTTAAAGCGATTAACGGCGTTTATTCATGAATACTCAAGCAAAAAATGA